A DNA window from Micrococcales bacterium contains the following coding sequences:
- a CDS encoding helix-turn-helix domain-containing protein, with translation MRAVQGLSQEQFAHTAGLDRTYVSGVERGIRNPTLDVIHRLAAALGVDPGELFVNS, from the coding sequence TTGCGTGCAGTCCAGGGGCTGAGCCAGGAACAATTCGCCCATACAGCCGGCCTAGACCGCACCTATGTCTCTGGAGTTGAGCGAGGTATCCGCAATCCGACACTTGACGTGATCCACCGGCTCGCGGCCGCTCTGGGCGTCGACCCAGGCGAGCTATTTGTCAACAGCTAA
- a CDS encoding homoserine O-acetyltransferase, translated as MSGEDGVGLGPASGPASGPMPQAGLEPNPAVAPEPGFEGLSPKPGQAVPATGAWQPGDPVGQRQFADLGRFEPERGGSLDVTVAFETWGNLNQEKTNAVLVLHALTGDSHIRGPAGPGHPTAGWWTGLIGPGAPVDTDRYFVVAPNTLGGCQGTTGPASLAPDGRPWAARFPYITIRDQVAVEMALADHLGINRWALVVGGSMGGMRVLEWAVSAPDRVAKIVPIATTARSSADQIAWAHAQIAAIRNDRFYLDGDYYDQPDGDGPHIGLGIARQIAHTTYRSAAELDARFGQDAQGGEQPLGGGGRYAVQSYLEYQAAKLALRFDANSYIRLTESILSHDVGRDRGGVEAALGQVTAEALVLAVDSDRLYLPGESATVAKHIPKALPLFTVRSDYGHDGFLIEFAQLAPLFKLFVEG; from the coding sequence GTGAGTGGCGAAGATGGTGTTGGCTTGGGGCCGGCCAGTGGGCCAGCGAGTGGGCCGATGCCGCAGGCGGGCCTGGAGCCGAACCCGGCAGTCGCGCCGGAGCCTGGTTTCGAGGGCCTTTCGCCCAAGCCCGGCCAGGCCGTGCCGGCAACTGGCGCCTGGCAGCCCGGCGATCCGGTGGGCCAAAGGCAGTTCGCTGACTTAGGCCGTTTTGAGCCCGAGCGTGGCGGCAGTCTCGATGTCACGGTGGCCTTTGAGACTTGGGGCAATTTGAACCAGGAAAAGACCAACGCCGTGCTGGTGTTGCACGCCTTGACCGGCGATTCCCACATTCGCGGCCCGGCCGGGCCGGGCCATCCCACTGCCGGGTGGTGGACCGGCCTGATTGGCCCCGGCGCACCAGTCGACACCGACCGCTATTTCGTAGTGGCCCCCAATACCCTGGGCGGTTGTCAGGGCACCACCGGGCCGGCCTCCTTGGCCCCTGACGGCCGTCCATGGGCAGCCCGCTTCCCTTACATCACCATCCGAGACCAGGTCGCAGTGGAAATGGCCTTGGCAGATCATCTGGGCATCAATCGCTGGGCGCTGGTGGTTGGCGGGTCGATGGGCGGCATGAGAGTCCTCGAATGGGCGGTCAGCGCCCCGGACAGGGTGGCCAAGATCGTTCCTATAGCCACCACGGCCCGGTCCTCGGCTGACCAAATCGCCTGGGCACACGCCCAGATCGCGGCCATTCGCAATGACCGCTTCTATCTGGACGGCGACTACTACGACCAACCAGACGGGGACGGCCCCCACATTGGACTAGGCATTGCCCGGCAGATCGCCCACACCACCTACCGCTCGGCTGCCGAACTCGACGCCCGCTTTGGCCAAGACGCCCAGGGTGGCGAACAGCCTCTGGGCGGTGGCGGTCGCTACGCCGTCCAGTCTTATTTGGAGTACCAGGCCGCCAAATTGGCGCTGCGTTTTGACGCCAATTCATATATTCGCCTCACCGAATCGATCCTGTCGCACGATGTGGGCCGTGATCGCGGTGGCGTCGAGGCGGCGCTAGGTCAGGTCACAGCTGAGGCGCTGGTGTTGGCGGTCGATTCTGACCGGTTGTACCTGCCGGGCGAATCGGCCACCGTGGCCAAGCACATCCCGAAAGCCTTGCCGCTGTTCACGGTGCGCTCGGACTATGGCCACGACGGTTTCTTGATCGAGTTTGCCCAGCTGGCGCCGCTCTTCAAGCTGTTCGTCGAGGGGTAG